AAGCAGGGAAAAGAGATCATCCATGCTCTCAGCCAGACGGCCAGCCTCCCCTTCGCTGCTGTAATATCCAATGGAACCATCTTCCAACAGGTGGTATTCTCCGCCGGAGCCATCTCTGGCAAAGGCCATGCCGGGCATTGAAAAGGTGCATCGGCCTTCCGCGTCATCCCGCGGGGACAACTCATCCAGCAGGAAGAAGTCAAACAGCGAATCAAATTCATCCGCCAAATCAGGGTTTTCGTGCAATATCTTCAAATAGTCCATAGCCGTTTTCCTCCGTTTACGGTTCTTGGGTCATTTCGTGCAGCCGTTCCAGCCACAGCGTTTCTTCGATCATCTCATCATTCTGGTAAAAATGGTCTTTGTCGCGGGCCAGATGATCAGCAAGTGGAGCCGCGTCCAGCGGGGTACATACCACAAAACTGTCCCGATCCGCCCCCTTGATCTCCCGGTTGAGGTAGTACACCCGCCTGGCATCGCGGGAATACCAGTGCCCAAGCAGTTCCCAGGAAGTCAGCTCTGCTTTGGGAAGCTGTTTGCCGTAGGCATATATCCGCTTCTCATCTCTGGCAAAATAGGTATCGCCCAAGGAGCGGAAAGAGGACACCTCCGCGCCCTTGATGACCTTCACCTTGCCGTCTCCGTTGTGGAAGTAGACCTGCCGGCTGTCCTTTGCATATCCCTGGGGCGCACCCGAATCGTTCTGGCCGTTGTCCAACACCTGGAAAGCTGCCAGCTCTGCATCTGAGACTCTCCCGCTGGTGGTGTAGACGGCTGTTTTGTCCATCGCGTAGGCATAGTTTAACACCCGAAACGATGCCGGGTCTGCTCCACGCAGGCGAATCCCGCCGAGAAAGCAGGCCGCAGAGGATTTGCCCCAGTAATGCCAGCAGCAGAAGTCTTTGGGCGCAACCTCCTTCAACAAGCCGTTTTCATATAGGCCAGAGAAATAGACGGCTCCATCCCGAAGGAAAAATTCGTTGTCCACCGGCTCTGTGTTGGTGATTGGTTGCAGCGTTTCTTCCTGCTCGGCTGTGATGCTCAACTCGATATCATCGTCGCTGTAAATCAAGCAGAGCCCATGAGGAGCCTTTCTATCGAAATGCAGTTCAATGTCATGGTATTTGAGGATCAAAGGTTTCCCGTCGCTTCTCATGGTGGAAACGGCATCGGGATTCCCGAAGATTTCTATGACCTCATCCTGCGATATTCCGAATTTCAGCGGTGAAATGTCCCGAGGATTCTGCAATATTTGATTGCGCCAAATAGTAAAGTCCTGTTTCATGGTTTTCCGTCCAGTGCCCCAACGGTTTTCATAGCGGCGGAATCAAATTTGCACTGCCGCAGTTCCCGTTCAATCAGGGCAAACACATCGGGGAAGCACTCGATCTCGTCCTGATACTCATATTTCGCATACAGTTTCCCGTACTCCGAGATCCAGACCTCTGCCGGGTAGTAATAGCCGATGTGACCGATGGGCTGACACTTCTGACCGGCAGCCTGTTCGATTTCCGCCAGCTCACAGCCGGACATATCCCGGAAATAGGCTTCTTCCAAATGGTTTTTGATCCCGTTGACCAGGTAAGGGAACAAAGCAAACTCAAAGTCCGCCGCCCAGTTCAGCTTTTTCTGCGCCAGGTACCACTCGCAGCACAGGCCGAAATATTTGCGATAAAACCGCTGGGTGGTCTTCATCATCGGGACGCCATGATCGGCGTAATACTTCTCCGCAATGGAGATGTCCACTTTTCGCCCTTCCTGCCATCCGGCGTACTCCATCAGCTGCTTGACCTTGCTTTTGAGATCGCCGGAAATGGGGATGCGTTCTTTCGTCACGGTGGTCACCTCCATTATTTCTCAAGTGGATAATACCAATCCTCCGGGCCATTGTAACTGACCTCAAATGCTTCTGTATCAACATTCAGTTCTGATTTGGCTGTTCGATAAGCTACAGCGGCGACCTGTTTCAGAATGGGGGTAGCCTCCTCCCAGTAGACGCATGATGCTTCATCTTCCAACTCAGAATCTTCGTCTTCCTGTTCCTCCTCAAAATTCAAAGAAAAGGATTCATTTTGAATCTCTGCGTAGAATGGAAGTTCAAAGTCCGCAGGATTGGTAATCCGGATCTCTCCAGTGGGAGCATACATCTCGGCCATACTCAGATTGCCGGCCTGAAGATATTTCTGGTATTGCTCTGCTTCGTTCTTGAGATACCGTTCCGAGGAGGCCCGGCTGTCAAAGTGGACGGCGCTTACCCCAGAGGCAAAGTCCGTTGTCAGGCTTATAGTGAACACCGTGTAATCCGGATGCTCCGCTTTCAGCTTTTTGATGGCGGTATTCACAAGGGACAGCATTTCTTCCTGGTAAAGGGCCGCGTTAAAATTCGTGTCCATGATTGTGTTCTCCCATCCTTCTGTCAAAGTTCATTCGGATACCCGATCTTATCCAGGCCCGCCTTGATTTCTTCCCATTCATTGCGCTTAGGGTTCAACGCAATGACCAGTTCTTTTGTCACCGGAACCCCATCAGCAAGCTGGCGCACAGTCTCCAAAGGCAGGTCTGCTGGGTAAAACCACTTTCCATACTCCACATAGGTCTGTGGATCGCCATCGATCAGGGGAAGCAGGTCTTTGGATGCGTCCTCGCCGTCCATGGGATTGCAGTACCAGGTGATGCCGTCTTCCGTCCAGACGCAGAAGGTACTTTTCATCTTTTTGACTTCACGGCTGCCCATGAGCTTTTGCAACGCAGGGGGCATCCCATCCGTCAGGTCTTCTATTCGGGGAAGTTTTTTCTCCCAGTCGTAGAGTTCGGAATCCACACCGTTGATTACACAGCCTTCCGGCGCAAACATGACGATCATGCTCTGGTCACTGCCATCAGTGGCAAAGAATGCCTCTTTGCCTTTTCGCCATGCGGGGTTGTATGTATAGTGGCGGATGAAGCTCCATTCCTCCTCCACCATGATGATGTCCAGAGCTGCCAGCCCTTTGCAGAAGTTTTTCAGGCGCTCCGCATTGGGAAGGCCAGATAAATCTTTTGTGGAAATCATGTGGTTATCCTCCTGTCTTTCCTCACCACAGCCGGTCGATCTTGGTATATATCTTACTGGGTTCTCTGTCCGTAAAACTGGTCAATGAGTCAGTGAGTTCTGTAAGCGGCATCACATTCAAAATATCCAGTGCATAATACCAGATCCCGGTGTCCCAGTCCCGGAACCGCCCATTGCAGACAGCTCGACCATAATCACCAGGAATCAAATCCAGTGCTAACTCATTGAGGGGCTGTTTTTGCCCTGTCTTATCGTAGGTATATCGCTCCGGCATCGCACCAATATGCCAATCATAGCGGTAATGCACCTGGATTCCAGACTCCTGCTGAATCAGTTCAAAAGGGTGAAGCCGCATTGTGCCATTAGGCTTCCATTCCATCAGCCTGCGACAGTCCCGATCAATCCGAAATCCATCGGGCCTCTGTACGATAGATGCAAAGTGAGTAGGCAGGCCAAAGGAATAGTAAGAGAAGAAGTCTTTCGGCAGCCGCATCGCTCTGGGATACTGGTTCCGTTGTGCGGCGGCGTTTCCGCCCCGACAGTCTTTATACCATTGCAGGCGGATCTGCTGAACCAGAAGTGTGGGCAGATATTTTTCTCTTTTTCGTTCCTCAGCTTTCATGAGTAATACAGAAAATCTCCTGGTTCAAATCAAAGTAGATCACCATCAGCTCGTCGGTGATCTCCGGGTTGAAGGACAGATCCATAATGAAAACTTGCTGATCCATCTCGTCATCCACCAGGCTGCCAAACCGCTTGAGCCGCAAAAAGTCCACCATCTCAGTAAAGGACAGCTTGGATGGGTCGGTTCCCGGAAAAAGATCAGCCGCAATATCCGGGCCTACATCGTCCCGGTGGAACTCCATGAAAAATGTCACAACGCTATGGTAGCGGCTGTCCTCGTCCGCCAGCGCCGCTTTGATGGCGGCTTTGGCCTTCTCCGCCAATTTCTCCGCCTCATCCAGCATTTCTCCCACCGCATCCATGGCGGTAGGATCAGCTGTCAGTTCTTTCTCTACATCGAAGAGAAAGGGCAGTCCCGATTCATCGGGAAAGGTGAAGATTTCCTCGCCAGGGGTATATGTAAAATCAATGCGTTTACAATTCAGTTTCATAGATACACCTCCTCATTGGTTTTCCAGATGGGGTAATGGGATTGGTGAATAGACCACTGTATCTCCGTCATTATCCATCTTGAGAATGATAGCAAATTCCGCTGTATTGCTGTCCTGTCCCTTTGGGAGAGGAAAGATCATTGGGGGGCAACGCAGGGCAGCATGGTTCGTGGTATTATTCCAATCTTCCATGGCAGCAGATAAAATGACATCAATGTGTGCCAATACCTTCTCAATGGAACCCGCTGAGATGTTGTAAAAAGTGGGGTTTTTATGATACTGCTCTGTGATGAAGTTTTTATAGGTTTGCACTGGCATAAAGCAAAATTCCCAATCAAGGGGATACAACCCAAGCCAATACTCATACAGTTTCATAGGCGTATCCTTACCCCTCAATGTTGGTAGCTTTGAGGCCCTTTTTCAAGGAACCGTAGACCGTTACCGCATGGTCGGTGAACATCTCGTCGCAGTCAAACCAGGCGGTGAAGCTGCCGCCGGAGGTGACGGACAGGCTCGTCATGCTGATCCGCCGGGCCAGTTCTTCCTCTGTGATGGGGTCTGTTTCCGGATCGCGGGGGTTTTCCTCATCCTGGGAAAGCCAGTTGTTAGCCAGCTCGGTCAGGTTCTTTGCCGCAAGCTCCCGCATGGCTTTGTCCCAGGTTTCACAGTCGGCCAGCAGCTTCTTGGCGGCACTGCGGGCGCGGGTCCAGGAGGGCTTGCTTTCAGCATTGACCTCCAGAGAAAGGAGCACATCCTTTCCGCACCACTGGATTTCGCCCTCGAAGGTATCATAGTCCTTGTCCAGCTTCAGCTCACCCAGCACCTGGTCCTGGATCACCACCGGCTTGTGGTACTCGTCCAGAACGGCTTGAAGTTCCGGACAGTCCTCGTGGGCCTTGACCACCTGGGAGATACACCAGGGCCATGCCACCAGATCTTTTGCCCATTCCTCTTTCATCCGGCGGATCTTCAGGCGGCAGATCTGCTCGTTTTGAAAGCGTTCCCAGCCCTTTTCGCTGTTACGCTCCTCATCGGTGACCGGCCACTCCAGCCGCTCCTCTTTGGTGCTGACCTTGCCGGTGTCACAAAATACCACGCCCAGCGTCACAACGGTCATTTCCCAAAAGTTTCCTTTCCAGTTATATCCGCCTCCAATGCAGCGATTGATCAGAGCGACCACTTCCTGCTCCTCGGGCTCGTACATCTCATAAAATTCTTCAAACATAGATCATTCTCCTTATCCCGCCGTTTGATTGCGGTATTCCTTCTCCAGTTGGGTGTACCACCGTTTCAGCATGGTTTCCAGACTGGTCTTTCCGTTGCGATCTGTAAAAACAAGAAACTTCTGCATCAGTCTGGGGAATAGATATTTGCCCGCTTTTGTCAGATCCTGATTGAGATAGACCATCCGAAGGATACGGCCCTGCCGATCCAGAGGGTTCTTTTTCAGCAGTTCCTTTTCAAAGCAGAAGCGCAGAAACACCACATTCTCGTCGTAGAAGTCCTCCACCACAGCCGCGCCAATGCTGGTGTATGTGATGTCGTACACCAACCGGCTCCAGTCAAATTTCTCGGCATAGAGTAGTTTCAGCGCCTTTGACCAGTGTTCCTCCGGGATCACCAGCATCCTGTGCTGGGCGGTACTGGAGTAGCCACGGTAGACGGGTTCCGGGTGTCCCAGCAGTTCGCTCACACTGTCGGCATAGACGAAGCACAACTCCTCGTCGAACAGGCCGCCGATAAAGTTACCATTGCAGTACAGCATATAGTTTTTGGACTTGGCCGGAGAGTAAGAGAGGTTGTATTCCTGGGAGTCCAGGATTTTATGTACTTTGTTCAAAAAATCTATTGATGTCATCGGTTTGCTCCTTATTCCTCAAACTCGCCCTCGATCATTCCGTTCAAATACCGGCCAGGGTCTGCGATGAAGTCGTCCCATTTGGCCAGAGGGTGGAACTCCTCGTGTTCGATATCCAGATACCACAGCTTTTTGTCCCTGGGGCTCCACAGCAGCAGGTAGTCACTGTAATTGTCCATGGCCGCCATGAGGGAGAGCAGCTTTTTTCGTTTCCAGGTCATCTCCTGCACATCCATGAAGGAGTAGAGCTCCGCCCACTTCACCCATTCCTGCTCCGGAAACTCCAGCCGAAGGGGGCCGGTTTTCAGATACTCCACCAGCTTGGCGGGCAGCTTATAGGGCATGAGCTGCCGGGCTTTTTCCTGTTCGTTGTGCCAGTCCTCCGGCTCCAGGGCTTTTAAGTAGTCGGCCAGCTCCTGATTTTTGTTCTGCACTGCCACGGTGTAAGGCCGGTCGCCGTATTTGTCAGCAATGGTGATGTCGGCTCCTTGCTCAATGAGCCAGCGAACCATAGGGAAATTGTTGGAGCGGGCGGCCTCGGTGACTGGGGTGGAGGCGTAAGGGAACATCATGTCCGGCTTGTGGTAATTGATATCCGCCCCTTTTTCCAGCAGCAGTTTGGCAAGCTCGGCCTGTCCATCGGACACAGCGGCCCGGAATGCCTCGCCGCCAAACTTGTCCACGGTGATCCCGGCTTGCTCCAGCACCGGGATATTCTCCGCTCGCTGTCCCCAGCGCACTTCCTGGAAGGCCCGCTCTTTCTGCTTCGGGCTGAGTTTTGCGGCCTGTCCAGCAAAGAGCGCCACCACCACCGGCCCACAACAGCGGGCAGCGGTGAGCAGCAGGGGTTGTTCCTCTGCCAGACCGGGATCAGCTCCATGCTCCAGCAGGAAGTGGATCATGGGCACATCGTTCCGAAAAACCGCGATCTCCAGCGGCATCAGTTTGATGTATTCGCTGAGCTGGATGGGAACATCTAAATCCAGACCGCCTTGGAGCAGCGCTTCCAGCTTGGGAGTGTCATGGTCGCAGATGGCAGCAGCCGTTTCTGGGAGAGTCTCCCAGCGGCCAATATATGCAATTTGGTACATAAGACACCTACTTTCGTTGTTGTTTCACTTGATAGGGAACGGTCCGGCCCAGCACCCGGCCCTTGCCAACGGCATTGGCTCCCTCATAGATTAAGAACTCCGCATTGTTTTCCAGCGGAGCGTAGTCAATGGTATCTGGATAGAGGGGTTGGGCATTCCCCAAAGCCGGTTCATCAAATGCACACTCGTCTCCGTCCAGAAAGCATACCCCCAGATATTCCGTGGTTCCTTTGACGACAAAATGGGGACAATATTTTCCACTCATCAGACTGGGGGGAGTCTTTCGCTTGCCGCTCCAGAAGATGACCTCCACATAGAGCACCGCCCGGTTTTCATCTGTCCCGATCATGCCAGTCGCTCCATTCCTGCTTAATCGCCAAACCGCTCGGCGGCATCCTGGTAAACGGTGATGCTTTTGGCCACCTTCTTTTTCTGGCTTCGGATGCGGAAGTAGTCCCGTAGAATGCGCTTCAGTTCCGGGTTTTCCACCTTGCGGGGCAGCAGGCTGATGAACATTTCGTCGTAGCTTTCGTACAGAACACCACTCCGGTTGTAACTTTGCCAAGTCACCGTAGGCTTTCGACCTTCAGGGTCTTTGGCCAGATCAAAAAGCCACCGCTCATCCAGCTCCACATAGCGTTCAAACATAAAGGTCGTGTCATAGGACCCGTAGCGGTCATGGCCCCAAAAGATGAACGCAGTCATTCCATCAGGCCCCAGGCGTTCATAGGTCCAGTCCTCCGGATAACAGCGGTAATCCAGCATCCCCAGAGCATTGAACAGGTAGATTTCTTTGGGAGTGCCCAGCAGGAGCGAATAGGTTTCATACACCTGTTCCTTGGGCTGGGTGATAATTGCTTTCATAAAGACTGGAATCAGCCAACTGCCGCCATAGCGTTCATATAGTTCATCGGCCAGTGCTTGTAGTCGTGTATCCGGGTTTCGAATCAAGGAGGCGGTCAGAATCAAAGCCGGAATCTTCTCCATTTCCTTTGGCTTTACTTTATAGAGCCCCAGTCCTTGGGAAATGTGCCATGTAGTGCATTTGTCACCATCATAAAAGGGGGTGTGCTTGAGATGGCCGATCCGTTCCGCATTTTCCGCCAGAAAACGGTACACCTCCAACATCTTGGGGGAGGCTTTGCCCAGCATCAAATGAAAACAGAAATTCATCTGTTCCACCTGTCCCTCTTCCAGCGGTTTTGTATCCGCCTCATCCAACAGCAGGGAGAGGGTTTTCAGGATGACTGGGGCAATCTGCTCCGATACACAATCCGAGCAGGCATCCGACATAATATGGCTGCCCATCCATTTGCCCTTGACCAGCTTGGCCCACAGTGGGGCAGCAGGGGCATACTCCAGCTGCGCCAAAGCCTTCTGAGCAGCCGTTTTGCACTTACCCTTTTCTGTATTCACAAGTTGGAACAGCAGTTCGCCGTTTGCTTCATCCTTGCCCAGCTCCAAAATGGCCTGTTCTCTCTTTACGCCCTTGGGAGGCAGTTGTTCTAAAATCATCAGAGTATTCATAGTGTCTCGTCCTCCTTCATAAGTTGTCCCTGCACCTCTTTGGGCAGGTCATTCCACAAAATATCGTATGTAAAATCCCGAATCTCCGGGTAACACTCCCGTGCGGTCTTTTCCGCAATATCTCTATTCAGGTAGTGCATCTCTTGGTGGAAAAACCAGTTGAGTTTTTCCATCAGCCGATAGAGTCGGATCTGTTCTTCTTGAGTCATGGCTTTGATCCTCCTACTTCAATTTCAGCACAAATCCCCAGATACTCACTACAATCAGAAGAACGCCCAGCAGGAAGAAAACCACACGCCGGTATCCTCTGCTGTGGCGGTGGGCATCCCGCGTACCAGTGGGGTCGCAGAGCCAGTTCCAGTTGCGGACCGCTCCAATCAAAATCACGGCCCCGATGACCACTGAGGCAATGTACCAATGCTCCTGTAAAAAAGCTGTGATCTGCTCGCTGTTCATTTAGGTTTCCTCCTCGCCTTCGTCGTCGCGTATCACCTCATACCACGCTCCGTCTTCTCCGCGCATCTGCATGGTACCATAGGGCAGGTTCAGGAGCGGGATAATGTCTGGATCGATGCGGCAGATGTCCCGGATATCATAGAAGCCGCAGTGCGACTCGTAGTATTCATCACCTTCGCCGTACACATCGCCCTCATCCCCGGAGTAGAAGGCCCAACCGCTCTCCCAGCCCATATCCTCGCGCTCGGGGAACAGCCGGTCCATAATCTGCACCTTGCACCCATCCTGGGCGACGCGGTCGGAAGCGTAGCAAAACAGAGGGCCGTCCCAGTCGGGAATGACAGCCGGTTTCCCTTCCGCTGCCCGCGCCACCCGCTTCTCGGGGTCATCTGCAAATTCCGCTTCCAGATACTGTTGATACCGCTCATCCAGCAACTGCTCCACACGCTGACGGCTTTTTTCAGTGTATGGTAGAAGCAGGTAGGCCGCATCTTTTTCCGCAATACTGTTCCAGACACGGTCTTTGGACTCGGCCAAGACGATATTCCGGCAGTCCCGGCGGTAAATATAGGGATTGGAGCGGTTGTCCTGAGCGTACCACTGAGCAAAGCCAGAGCCTCTCCGGTCAAAGAACTGAGTGGACAATTTCCCATCCAGCTTGTTCAGGATGAACGCCCGCAGGTCCGGCCCCTTTCCGGCCCAAACCGCCTCCACCACCTCCCGATGCCGGGAGAGGAATGGGTTACTCATTTGGCCTCGTTTCATAGCCCAGCCCAGGAAGAAGGCCATCCGATTGTAGGCATCCAATTCATCTACTGGCAGGTGAAGCGCCCGGATTTTCTTGATCTGCTCTGCGGCGTTGTCCATCTCCGCCGGGTCGTAACTGATTTTCTCCCGGTCTGTGACCACATTGAGCCGGTGCGGATTGATGACCTCCAAGCTCTCGTCCGGGCAGAGGTCCAGCAGGGCGTCCGAGCCGTGCTCCAACTTGTATTGGATCTCCTCCCGATAGAGGGGAATCACCTGATAGAAGTTGACTTCGTCCCCGTCCGGCAGGCGGCAGAAAAAGGAGTCCGTCCCAAACACACCAGGACAGAGTAGGATCTCACCACGCAGCTCCGTGTTCTCCGCGAAGGGGATGCCATCCTCACCCTCATCCAGTGTAGTCCTGGATTCCAGCCCTACCTCCGGGTCCTCCATGGCGAAGTGGGCGGTGGCCAGCATCATCCGGATGGGCCAGCTCCACCGCTCCTCCCGACAGTCCGCCTTTGTCAGCTTCCAGTCTCGGGGCAGATTGATGAGCAGCTCCGCCCGTTCCAGTTTTTCCTCCCAACGCTCCTCCGGGAAACCCATCCTATGCCGGCTCAGGCCGACAGTGACCAGAGTGTAGTAGTCATGCTCCGGCCGGGGCGGGATGATGGCGATCTCCAGCGGGTGATCTGGGTCGCTGTCGTCCGTGAGGAGCTGGGTATAGACACCGAACTGCTGGTCGATATGTACTTTCACATGGCCGAGGATGTCATCATCGGCAGGGGGAATGGTCTCCTGCCGGATGATCTTCTCCCGCTCGTTCCAATCCAGTTCCAAGGAATTTTCCTCCTCCAGATACTCCTCGCAGTCTCGCACCAGCTTTTGGGCGTCTATGTCATCCGGGGCCAAGGACAGCCAGCGTTTTGCGTATTCATAAGCGGTGGCTGTGGAGCCGTATGCCATCAGGCAGGAGTAGCCCATCCGAGCATTCCAGTAGGGATCGTTCTCACCCTGGGTGCGGACGGACTCCAGCAGATCAATGGCGTGCCGGAGAAGATCTCCATCCACTTCAGCGTTCTCGCCAAGAGCACCGCGGTCACTCAGCACCGCCAGATTGCTGTAGGCTCGGCCCAATTTTAGCGTCAGCAGATAATCCCGCTCCCGTTCTGGGATGGCTTCGATAGCCTCAATGCATCGGGCAAACTCGTCCGCATCATTCCACTTCTCAATCTGCTCCAGCAGCTCTGCTCTTTCTGCCTGATTCATCGTTTCACCGCCTTTTCTGTTTCATCCTTTGCCTTTTTTGAAGTGTCCGCTGCCTCGCCAGGTGTTGACTACGCAGGTGAATATCTGACCGCAGTGCTTGCACCTAATCATGTGAGCCATAATTTCGTCTGCCCATCCATCCTCAGTCTTTACCTTCTCCAGCGGACAGGTGGATTCCTCTGCAATCAGTTCAAATTCGCCTTGTCCTACCAACTGCTGGATATAGGCAATACAGGCCAGGTAGTCCTTTGGGGCATCAAATTTTCTCCATATTTGAATGTTTCGGCAGTGCTCGCACATAATGGATGCCTCCTCCTGTAAACGGTTGTTGTCAGCCCTGTATATCAGCGTCAACGGGGCCTTTTTTCAGCGTTCCATCCACAGTGATCACATGGCCCCAGAACATATCGTCGTCCTCGTACCAGGCGGTAAAACGGCCGCCGGGAGATACTGTAAACTCGGTGAGCAGGATGCGCCGGGCGAACTCATCTTCGGTGATGGGGTCTTTCTCCGCTTCCCGGTCGGTCTGGTCATTGTCCGCCAGCCACTCGTTGGCCTGAGCGGTGAGCTTCTGGGCAGCCATCGCCCGCAGGGACTTGTCCCACACCTCCTGATCTGCCACCAGTTTCTTCATCACATTGGTGACACGGGTCCAGGACGCTTTCTTTTCAATCTCCACATCCAACGAGATCCGGACTTCTTTTCCCATCCACTTACAGGTCCCCTCGAATATGCTCATCTCACGATCCAGCGTGAGGGTTCCCAGCACTTCGTCCTCCAGAAGAATGGGCTTTGTGTATTCCGCCCAAATCTCCTCCAGTGCCGGACAGGGTACGCCTTCCTCCAGTACCTCAGTGACATACCACTGAGGTTCGTAGAGGGCATCACCTTTCCAGCCGCGGGCTTTGATCCGGTAGATCTGGCCCTTGGTAAACCGCTTGGAATAGTCGCCGGCATCCCGTTCCTTGTCCGTCAGCGGCCAGCTCAGGTAGCATCGACCGGAGATCACCTGTCCGGTCTGGGCATCCGCCATGGCGAGGGCATGGGTATGCGCCGCCCAGTAGGTATCCAGAAAGGTTTTGTCTGCGCTGACACCGTCCTGGATCAGTACCAGTTTTTCCTCATCTTCCGGGGCGTACAGGGCAATAAAGTCCTTGACCGTTCTCTTTTTCATGGCGTTCTCCTTACGCAAATACCTGCTGGTATTTCTCTTTCAGTTCCTTGGGCGCCGTCTTGATGACCTTGCTGCCGCCGTTTTCAGAGGCTGTGCCCCAGATGGCCCAGAGCACATCACGCCACAGGTAGGCCAGCGCCCTTTTGTCATTGCCGGATTCTTCCGGCAGGTAATATTCCAGATGCCCTTTGATCTCCATCAGAGCATCCAGGCTCTCCTCATTGGCGATCAGGGTGCGGAACTCCTTTGCGGGCTTCAGATTCTGCATGGACTGGACACCGTGGACCAACACCGGCAGGGACTGAGCAGTAAACCCGTACTTCTTAAAAAAGGTGTGAATAAACTTTTCTTGCAAAGAGGAGTGCTCGTCATCACAGCGATCCAGGTAATCGCACACCAGCCGCCACCACTTCGGCCCTTCCAGTCCCAGGGCAAACACGGCAAAGGTGCCAGGCATGGCGCAGGACTCATCAGAGAGGTTGTTGTACCACTCGTCCTCCTGCATGGCCAGCCGAGCATAATTCTCCATCCGGACATGGAGACGGGGATACCGCACCGCACAGGCAAAAAGCTGATGGACACCCTTCTTGGGCAGGCCGGGGATGGGCAGGTAGATCTTCTCCGGTCCGCGAAACTCGATGGAGTAGCTGCGGGGGAACTCCGGCTGCTCCAAAATCTCAATCAGATAGCTGAGAGCCTCCTCACAGGCCCCCTCGCCGCA
This DNA window, taken from Dysosmobacter welbionis, encodes the following:
- a CDS encoding DKNYY domain-containing protein — protein: MKQDFTIWRNQILQNPRDISPLKFGISQDEVIEIFGNPDAVSTMRSDGKPLILKYHDIELHFDRKAPHGLCLIYSDDDIELSITAEQEETLQPITNTEPVDNEFFLRDGAVYFSGLYENGLLKEVAPKDFCCWHYWGKSSAACFLGGIRLRGADPASFRVLNYAYAMDKTAVYTTSGRVSDAELAAFQVLDNGQNDSGAPQGYAKDSRQVYFHNGDGKVKVIKGAEVSSFRSLGDTYFARDEKRIYAYGKQLPKAELTSWELLGHWYSRDARRVYYLNREIKGADRDSFVVCTPLDAAPLADHLARDKDHFYQNDEMIEETLWLERLHEMTQEP
- a CDS encoding SUKH-3 domain-containing protein, with the protein product MTKERIPISGDLKSKVKQLMEYAGWQEGRKVDISIAEKYYADHGVPMMKTTQRFYRKYFGLCCEWYLAQKKLNWAADFEFALFPYLVNGIKNHLEEAYFRDMSGCELAEIEQAAGQKCQPIGHIGYYYPAEVWISEYGKLYAKYEYQDEIECFPDVFALIERELRQCKFDSAAMKTVGALDGKP
- a CDS encoding DUF2004 domain-containing protein → MKLNCKRIDFTYTPGEEIFTFPDESGLPFLFDVEKELTADPTAMDAVGEMLDEAEKLAEKAKAAIKAALADEDSRYHSVVTFFMEFHRDDVGPDIAADLFPGTDPSKLSFTEMVDFLRLKRFGSLVDDEMDQQVFIMDLSFNPEITDELMVIYFDLNQEIFCITHES
- a CDS encoding DUF2262 domain-containing protein is translated as MFEEFYEMYEPEEQEVVALINRCIGGGYNWKGNFWEMTVVTLGVVFCDTGKVSTKEERLEWPVTDEERNSEKGWERFQNEQICRLKIRRMKEEWAKDLVAWPWCISQVVKAHEDCPELQAVLDEYHKPVVIQDQVLGELKLDKDYDTFEGEIQWCGKDVLLSLEVNAESKPSWTRARSAAKKLLADCETWDKAMRELAAKNLTELANNWLSQDEENPRDPETDPITEEELARRISMTSLSVTSGGSFTAWFDCDEMFTDHAVTVYGSLKKGLKATNIEG
- a CDS encoding ankyrin repeat domain-containing protein, whose protein sequence is MYQIAYIGRWETLPETAAAICDHDTPKLEALLQGGLDLDVPIQLSEYIKLMPLEIAVFRNDVPMIHFLLEHGADPGLAEEQPLLLTAARCCGPVVVALFAGQAAKLSPKQKERAFQEVRWGQRAENIPVLEQAGITVDKFGGEAFRAAVSDGQAELAKLLLEKGADINYHKPDMMFPYASTPVTEAARSNNFPMVRWLIEQGADITIADKYGDRPYTVAVQNKNQELADYLKALEPEDWHNEQEKARQLMPYKLPAKLVEYLKTGPLRLEFPEQEWVKWAELYSFMDVQEMTWKRKKLLSLMAAMDNYSDYLLLWSPRDKKLWYLDIEHEEFHPLAKWDDFIADPGRYLNGMIEGEFEE
- a CDS encoding immunity 17 family protein, with product MNSEQITAFLQEHWYIASVVIGAVILIGAVRNWNWLCDPTGTRDAHRHSRGYRRVVFFLLGVLLIVVSIWGFVLKLK
- a CDS encoding immunity protein Imm33 domain-containing protein, with translation MNQAERAELLEQIEKWNDADEFARCIEAIEAIPERERDYLLTLKLGRAYSNLAVLSDRGALGENAEVDGDLLRHAIDLLESVRTQGENDPYWNARMGYSCLMAYGSTATAYEYAKRWLSLAPDDIDAQKLVRDCEEYLEEENSLELDWNEREKIIRQETIPPADDDILGHVKVHIDQQFGVYTQLLTDDSDPDHPLEIAIIPPRPEHDYYTLVTVGLSRHRMGFPEERWEEKLERAELLINLPRDWKLTKADCREERWSWPIRMMLATAHFAMEDPEVGLESRTTLDEGEDGIPFAENTELRGEILLCPGVFGTDSFFCRLPDGDEVNFYQVIPLYREEIQYKLEHGSDALLDLCPDESLEVINPHRLNVVTDREKISYDPAEMDNAAEQIKKIRALHLPVDELDAYNRMAFFLGWAMKRGQMSNPFLSRHREVVEAVWAGKGPDLRAFILNKLDGKLSTQFFDRRGSGFAQWYAQDNRSNPYIYRRDCRNIVLAESKDRVWNSIAEKDAAYLLLPYTEKSRQRVEQLLDERYQQYLEAEFADDPEKRVARAAEGKPAVIPDWDGPLFCYASDRVAQDGCKVQIMDRLFPEREDMGWESGWAFYSGDEGDVYGEGDEYYESHCGFYDIRDICRIDPDIIPLLNLPYGTMQMRGEDGAWYEVIRDDEGEEET
- a CDS encoding DUF2262 domain-containing protein, encoding MKKRTVKDFIALYAPEDEEKLVLIQDGVSADKTFLDTYWAAHTHALAMADAQTGQVISGRCYLSWPLTDKERDAGDYSKRFTKGQIYRIKARGWKGDALYEPQWYVTEVLEEGVPCPALEEIWAEYTKPILLEDEVLGTLTLDREMSIFEGTCKWMGKEVRISLDVEIEKKASWTRVTNVMKKLVADQEVWDKSLRAMAAQKLTAQANEWLADNDQTDREAEKDPITEDEFARRILLTEFTVSPGGRFTAWYEDDDMFWGHVITVDGTLKKGPVDADIQG